In Zunongwangia profunda SM-A87, the following proteins share a genomic window:
- a CDS encoding ATPase, producing MKYKAPHIITEGGVAYQLGKLRNQEIQYDFKKMLIYLDAKGKLLFGKKFKIHSEDQRILYKLCSYFIKDRDSCEKFGIDIEKGLLISGPVGCGKTSLMKLLRHMVPHQRPYEMIPCRNVVFGFNHLGYKTIEDYGNSCFFCFDDLGVEPPGRFYGKDCNVMGEVLLSRYELYLDTQRKIKTHATTNLNAQELEERYGNRVRSRMRELFNLIAFDKESRDKRK from the coding sequence ATGAAATATAAAGCTCCACATATCATTACCGAAGGTGGCGTCGCCTACCAACTTGGAAAACTACGCAACCAGGAGATTCAGTATGATTTTAAAAAAATGCTAATCTATCTGGATGCCAAAGGGAAGTTACTATTTGGGAAAAAGTTTAAAATTCACTCTGAAGACCAAAGGATTTTATACAAGCTATGCTCCTATTTCATCAAAGACCGTGATAGTTGTGAGAAATTTGGAATTGATATTGAAAAAGGTCTTCTGATTTCAGGCCCGGTGGGCTGCGGAAAAACAAGCCTGATGAAATTGCTTAGGCATATGGTGCCACACCAACGCCCCTATGAAATGATTCCCTGCCGAAATGTAGTGTTCGGTTTTAATCATTTAGGCTATAAAACCATTGAAGATTATGGCAATTCCTGTTTTTTCTGTTTTGATGATCTGGGCGTGGAACCTCCTGGCCGCTTTTATGGAAAAGATTGCAATGTAATGGGTGAAGTCCTATTATCGCGCTACGAGCTTTATTTAGATACCCAACGTAAAATAAAAACCCACGCCACCACTAATCTTAATGCACAGGAACTGGAAGAACGCTATGGTAATCGGGTTCGTAGCCGTATGCGGGAGCTATTTAACTTAATTGCTTTTGATAAGGAAAGTAGGGATAAGAGGAAATAG
- a CDS encoding helix-turn-helix domain-containing protein — MPTSIVTTDDLREFKMELLEDIKELLQSQNGQPTKKWLKSTDVLELLKISPGTLQNLRINGTIPYTKMGGVLYYDYGDIMEVLENNRVHHKF, encoded by the coding sequence ATGCCAACATCTATTGTTACCACCGACGATCTTCGGGAATTTAAAATGGAATTACTGGAAGACATTAAAGAATTACTACAAAGCCAAAATGGACAGCCAACCAAGAAATGGCTAAAATCCACCGATGTTCTCGAACTGCTCAAGATCTCCCCGGGAACACTACAGAACCTTCGTATTAATGGCACTATTCCGTATACGAAAATGGGAGGTGTACTTTACTATGACTATGGCGACATCATGGAAGTACTGGAAAATAACCGCGTACATCATAAATTCTGA
- a CDS encoding RteC domain-containing protein has product MFQKAMSTFSERVDSLIQSGKTDLTKAENGISLCIKTLSKLQKQVDQKDFDNIQSEIEFFRNIKPLPMSYLIYFTEVRSCELMLPKAGKSHKIRFLEKEIKKINKFFSANNSFVNYMEQNHNYLDYEFFSRKGRRDFSFSPTINYYQNPEFSTSHDMLWSKVQALCRYIHYIREKLELIQPGSSGDFRERQPNLLVWSGTKTSLVEIIYALYFKGDSNHGTVDLKTIVAAFEDFFNIEIDNFYKTYGEMKSRKDPRTKYLHTIAAKLEAKMNEENHT; this is encoded by the coding sequence ATGTTCCAAAAGGCGATGTCTACATTCAGCGAAAGAGTCGATAGCTTAATTCAATCAGGAAAAACCGATTTGACTAAGGCGGAGAATGGCATTAGCTTATGCATTAAAACTTTATCAAAACTGCAAAAGCAAGTCGATCAGAAGGATTTCGACAACATACAATCGGAGATCGAATTTTTCAGAAATATTAAGCCGCTCCCAATGAGCTATCTTATTTATTTCACCGAGGTAAGGTCTTGTGAATTGATGCTGCCAAAGGCGGGGAAATCTCATAAAATCCGATTCTTAGAGAAAGAGATCAAGAAAATCAATAAGTTCTTTTCGGCTAATAATAGTTTTGTGAATTATATGGAGCAAAACCATAACTACCTGGACTACGAATTCTTTAGTAGGAAAGGCAGAAGGGATTTTTCGTTTAGTCCCACCATTAACTATTATCAAAATCCAGAATTCTCAACCAGTCACGATATGCTTTGGTCAAAGGTTCAAGCTCTTTGCCGTTACATCCATTATATTCGGGAGAAGTTAGAATTAATACAACCCGGAAGCAGTGGAGACTTCAGGGAGCGACAACCCAACCTTTTGGTATGGTCGGGTACTAAAACAAGCCTGGTGGAAATTATCTATGCCCTTTACTTTAAAGGGGATAGCAATCACGGTACCGTAGATTTAAAAACCATCGTCGCTGCCTTCGAAGATTTCTTTAATATCGAGATCGATAACTTCTATAAAACCTACGGAGAAATGAAATCCCGTAAAGATCCGCGTACCAAATACCTCCACACTATTGCCGCAAAACTTGAGGCTAAAATGAATGAAGAAAATCACACATAG
- a CDS encoding DUF7793 family protein, giving the protein MFEGKYGTYWISDGILFVDYKPDLIVTLKVAKRIARDRMEFQQDKEYPIFSNLDGIIGSHSEARHYLVHEGSLLIKALALYSTSPIAIRLTEFYLRTLTHKIPTQLFQYKNNALRFLEPYTQ; this is encoded by the coding sequence ATGTTTGAAGGTAAGTACGGCACATATTGGATTAGTGATGGTATTCTTTTTGTAGATTATAAGCCTGATCTTATAGTCACCCTAAAAGTTGCTAAAAGAATTGCTCGGGACCGGATGGAATTTCAGCAGGACAAGGAATATCCGATTTTCAGTAATTTAGATGGTATTATTGGGTCGCATTCAGAAGCCCGGCACTACCTTGTTCATGAAGGTTCGCTGCTCATAAAAGCCCTCGCACTTTATTCTACATCTCCCATTGCTATTCGGCTTACCGAGTTCTATCTTAGAACTCTTACTCACAAAATACCAACTCAGCTATTTCAATATAAAAACAATGCTTTACGCTTTTTAGAACCCTACACCCAGTAA
- a CDS encoding helix-turn-helix domain-containing protein, producing the protein MEREFNRVNLRGIYRILTEIAKGNFSFQIKRTDHKDELEGLHAYANQTSEELYRKRHQFLWLNRNTEAMLIRTANFLLDKSLKVIDFSYEHLDHIEVDPYTILGNTFSKLLVRKFQPTWQKNMKKFMASKKQSFHMLLEYDFDELLQINLYTVVSRLTGVKEGKYIVTSYLMDASKDFSELPRDFEIKTFSKWDQKLFHEIHIYIVQHLDEPPKTLDQLAMLFNTNEYKIKTGFKEIFGCTPMQYYNRQRIRQCKILIENTSLSLKEISIKMGFSSYPHFSKSFKKETHVTPRFYKKITRNS; encoded by the coding sequence ATGGAACGTGAATTTAATAGGGTAAATTTACGTGGAATATACCGTATACTTACCGAAATCGCTAAAGGTAATTTTTCCTTTCAAATTAAACGCACTGATCACAAAGATGAGCTGGAAGGTCTCCATGCTTATGCCAATCAAACTTCAGAAGAACTTTATAGAAAGCGGCATCAATTTTTATGGCTAAATAGAAATACGGAAGCTATGCTTATTCGCACGGCGAACTTTCTACTGGATAAAAGTTTAAAGGTGATTGATTTTAGCTATGAACATCTTGATCATATTGAAGTAGATCCATATACTATTTTAGGTAACACATTTTCTAAGCTACTTGTTAGGAAATTTCAGCCAACCTGGCAGAAAAATATGAAGAAGTTCATGGCCTCCAAAAAACAATCTTTTCACATGCTTCTGGAGTATGATTTTGATGAACTATTACAAATAAATTTGTATACGGTTGTCTCGAGGTTAACCGGGGTAAAGGAGGGAAAATATATCGTAACATCTTATCTTATGGATGCCTCGAAGGATTTCTCAGAATTACCAAGAGATTTCGAAATCAAAACATTTTCAAAATGGGACCAAAAGTTATTTCACGAAATCCATATCTATATTGTACAGCATTTGGATGAACCCCCTAAAACTCTAGATCAATTAGCTATGCTTTTTAATACCAATGAATATAAAATTAAAACCGGTTTTAAAGAGATTTTTGGATGTACACCAATGCAATATTATAATCGGCAGCGCATCCGACAATGCAAAATACTCATTGAAAATACAAGTCTCTCCCTTAAGGAAATTTCGATTAAGATGGGCTTTAGTTCTTACCCCCATTTTTCGAAGAGTTTTAAAAAGGAAACTCATGTAACTCCCAGGTTTTATAAAAAAATCACACGCAATTCATAA
- a CDS encoding DUF6520 family protein yields MKKLKVILPLLAIIFAIGVAFATVGDNSKTELQANDYVQLNGTWQAIPEQSCENGEFTCQVQLGQNGPVLDVYDERGDNQPKASASDMPTVIIP; encoded by the coding sequence ATGAAAAAGTTAAAAGTAATTTTACCGCTGTTGGCAATCATTTTTGCCATAGGGGTAGCTTTTGCTACCGTAGGTGATAATTCTAAAACTGAATTGCAAGCCAATGATTATGTACAGTTAAATGGCACGTGGCAAGCCATTCCGGAGCAAAGTTGTGAGAACGGAGAATTTACCTGCCAGGTACAGTTGGGTCAAAACGGACCTGTGCTAGATGTCTATGACGAGCGTGGAGATAATCAGCCCAAAGCTAGTGCCAGTGATATGCCTACCGTAATTATCCCATAA
- a CDS encoding M16 family metallopeptidase: MKGIKLIGTMLKTNLIIIGLLVGFSSFSQSEDVGLSTLLSLDPSVRYGELKNGFTYYLKENHTPENTISFNLVVKAGASNETTDQLEYAHLLEHLVAKQTRNFPDVKGYFRKIGGFSKAQTRSNATLYQATVPANSKNNIEKVTQILFEWAQGNTWSPESIVVERAAVQGEMRTTDPYRLWLRRIRAKKLAQPMGIRVYNEEDHLKSLRHYNHNALMNYYEKWYQPEQQAVIIVGAIDLDSLEKRIQQLFSKLKKPVATTKPVFKKTDFVKPKTIDSSYYDVVMDSIDHTLRLEIIRKRPNFKIRANSPSDYKNKILERLYKKILSFKKQLLKRDYHPPFESFDPDYYLSGEMSLYIHSSYMSIPIDTNSLKKSIQQGIVAWKQLHQSIQPEDLTKAKQQVLEAFSGAQPLTSGVISQRLQDHFINGKAAPDQKTEGELVANILNEIELNDLFHFIKEYTNLTKNTHFILYKGKDARIPYLDCLEQWIQEVKIDPTETFTLTQTPIPSLKQEISIPTTKALDTLVMEENDLEISTVKLPHNVTLIFKPSAPKTAQFKNRISINAFRPIPVPIQNKTDYIIGQLAPEVIQYLGAGSYNKFVLDLFKQEHHLQLNLTSDEKFQKITGQSNKNDFTKLIDLLYLYLNNPRKDKAAFAAWKNTLIDKMDGKGIRGSSAFVMKKVEAIWYPQLPVIQREDLARLTMEQLFLGLEKSFSTIDGFTFILTGDFDTAAIACSLSRKLTVFPTSNETIPNNEFNFPIKKINSHLTYKNINQVYGRLFFPVKAEKDLKTHIQLELLALALNERIFKRLREGCYAPAARGKWMDFKNNIYAFEIEFDSALGNQEHLVQLALEEFQDLKKNGVTQEWLDTAIKHQLTSYESGFTHFGYFNFWTTYLERKVIHQENMAQEALEYGTLLEYFITLEELNAAAQKYMSISHYQQFLGFPENY; encoded by the coding sequence ATGAAGGGTATTAAATTGATAGGTACAATGCTAAAAACCAACCTGATCATTATAGGTTTACTAGTGGGATTCAGTAGTTTTTCTCAAAGTGAAGACGTAGGTTTATCAACACTATTATCCTTAGATCCATCAGTTCGTTATGGCGAGTTGAAAAATGGGTTTACCTATTATTTAAAGGAAAATCATACCCCGGAAAATACGATCAGTTTTAACCTGGTGGTCAAAGCCGGGGCTTCCAATGAAACTACAGATCAACTGGAATATGCCCATTTGTTAGAACATCTGGTCGCCAAACAAACGCGGAATTTCCCAGATGTAAAAGGCTATTTTAGAAAAATAGGAGGTTTTAGTAAAGCGCAAACGCGATCTAATGCGACACTTTATCAGGCTACAGTTCCCGCAAATTCTAAAAACAACATTGAGAAAGTTACTCAAATCCTATTTGAATGGGCGCAGGGAAATACGTGGTCTCCGGAATCTATCGTAGTAGAACGGGCGGCGGTTCAAGGAGAAATGCGTACCACCGATCCATACCGGCTTTGGCTTAGAAGAATAAGAGCTAAAAAATTAGCGCAGCCTATGGGTATACGGGTTTATAATGAAGAGGATCATTTGAAGAGCTTACGGCACTATAACCATAACGCATTAATGAATTACTACGAAAAATGGTATCAACCGGAGCAGCAAGCGGTGATCATTGTGGGGGCCATTGATTTGGATAGCCTAGAAAAACGAATACAACAATTATTCTCTAAACTTAAAAAGCCGGTCGCAACCACAAAACCGGTCTTTAAAAAAACCGATTTTGTAAAACCAAAAACCATCGATAGCAGTTATTATGATGTGGTTATGGATAGCATCGATCATACGTTAAGATTGGAAATCATTCGAAAACGCCCAAATTTTAAAATTAGGGCGAACTCCCCTAGCGATTATAAAAACAAGATTTTAGAAAGGCTTTATAAAAAAATCCTGAGTTTCAAAAAACAACTATTAAAACGGGATTATCATCCGCCCTTCGAATCTTTTGACCCTGACTATTATTTATCGGGTGAAATGAGTCTGTATATCCACTCATCCTATATGAGTATTCCAATAGATACCAACTCCTTAAAAAAGAGTATTCAACAAGGGATTGTAGCTTGGAAACAATTACATCAAAGTATTCAGCCAGAAGATCTGACAAAAGCCAAACAACAGGTTTTGGAAGCATTCAGTGGAGCTCAACCATTAACTTCAGGGGTAATCAGCCAACGTTTACAGGATCATTTTATTAATGGCAAGGCAGCCCCAGACCAAAAAACCGAAGGTGAGTTAGTGGCTAACATCCTTAATGAAATTGAATTGAATGATCTCTTTCATTTTATAAAGGAATATACCAACCTCACAAAGAATACCCATTTTATCTTGTACAAAGGGAAAGATGCAAGGATTCCTTATTTGGATTGTTTAGAACAATGGATTCAGGAAGTAAAGATAGATCCTACAGAAACCTTCACCTTAACCCAAACGCCCATTCCCAGTTTAAAACAGGAAATCAGTATACCAACCACTAAAGCTTTAGATACGTTGGTAATGGAAGAGAATGACCTTGAAATTTCCACGGTAAAACTTCCCCATAATGTTACCCTTATTTTTAAACCAAGTGCTCCCAAAACAGCCCAGTTTAAAAACAGGATTTCTATCAATGCTTTTCGTCCCATCCCGGTACCCATACAAAACAAAACGGATTATATCATTGGCCAGCTTGCCCCAGAGGTGATTCAATATTTAGGAGCGGGATCTTACAATAAGTTTGTTCTTGATCTATTTAAACAGGAACATCATTTACAGCTTAATTTAACTTCAGATGAAAAGTTTCAGAAAATAACTGGACAATCCAATAAGAATGATTTCACGAAGCTTATAGACCTGCTATACCTTTATTTGAACAATCCTCGGAAAGATAAAGCGGCTTTTGCTGCCTGGAAAAATACACTGATAGATAAAATGGATGGTAAAGGCATAAGAGGATCATCCGCTTTTGTAATGAAAAAAGTTGAAGCTATTTGGTATCCTCAATTACCGGTGATTCAACGAGAAGATCTTGCTCGTCTAACGATGGAACAGCTGTTTCTAGGACTGGAAAAAAGCTTTTCTACCATCGATGGATTCACCTTTATCCTCACCGGAGATTTTGATACCGCTGCAATAGCCTGTTCATTAAGCAGGAAACTTACCGTTTTTCCTACGAGTAATGAAACCATCCCTAACAATGAATTTAACTTTCCGATTAAAAAGATCAATAGCCATCTTACCTATAAAAATATAAATCAGGTTTATGGCCGACTCTTTTTTCCGGTAAAGGCCGAAAAAGACCTCAAAACACATATACAACTAGAATTACTGGCATTGGCACTTAATGAACGTATATTTAAACGGCTAAGGGAAGGCTGTTATGCTCCTGCTGCTCGTGGAAAATGGATGGATTTTAAAAACAATATTTATGCTTTTGAAATTGAATTTGATAGTGCTCTCGGGAATCAAGAACATTTGGTACAATTAGCCCTTGAAGAATTTCAAGATCTTAAAAAGAATGGAGTAACACAGGAATGGCTAGACACGGCTATAAAGCATCAATTAACCTCTTATGAAAGTGGGTTTACTCATTTTGGTTATTTCAATTTCTGGACCACCTATTTAGAGCGTAAAGTAATTCATCAGGAAAATATGGCTCAGGAAGCACTGGAATATGGAACGCTTCTCGAATATTTTATCACTTTAGAGGAGTTGAATGCCGCCGCACAAAAATATATGTCAATTTCTCATTATCAGCAATTTTTAGGATTCCCTGAAAACTATTAG
- a CDS encoding RagB/SusD family nutrient uptake outer membrane protein: protein MKRYHIKSVVSLVMITAICYSCEDFVAVDAPNNKMVREVVFEKDETAQSAMTGIYNQLFLSAFANGQRNSVTILGGLSGGLLHNIYDSNIERLQFEQHDLQPDNSGNLNIWSSAYNIIYMANSLLEGLENSNGLTPELSHRLQGEASFIRAFTYFYLVNLYEEVPLLLSTDYNKNQVAERTPMADIYEQIIEDLTLAEEFLETGYTEGERTQVNSFVASALLARVYLYLEDWQNAAHYSSKLIEAPIYSLLEDLDQVFLVNSNEAIWQISPSGGGSFTSHTNEGNLLIIDPVFSFLAGLELQETFPNLFAEEDQRKTHWIGYNTDLEAFYSYKYKIRSSSEFPIEEYSMVMRLAEQYLIRSEAQAHLGNLSNALEDLDQIRERAGLPLLSQTTPNLDQAAILQSIAEERQRELFTEWGHRWLDVKRTGTTNEVFAEDPFWKPTAIWYPIPSEERMRNPNLSQNEGY from the coding sequence ATGAAAAGATATCATATAAAATCCGTCGTATCCCTAGTAATGATCACGGCAATCTGTTACTCCTGCGAAGATTTTGTAGCAGTAGATGCTCCCAATAATAAAATGGTTCGCGAGGTTGTCTTTGAAAAGGATGAGACAGCGCAAAGCGCTATGACGGGAATCTATAACCAATTATTCCTATCGGCCTTCGCCAATGGTCAGCGAAACAGTGTGACCATACTGGGAGGATTATCGGGTGGGCTCCTCCACAATATTTACGACTCCAACATCGAGCGTTTGCAATTTGAACAGCACGACCTCCAACCCGACAACAGTGGCAATTTAAATATATGGTCTAGTGCCTATAATATAATCTATATGGCTAATTCGCTCTTAGAAGGTTTAGAAAATTCCAATGGACTAACACCGGAATTAAGTCACCGACTTCAGGGCGAAGCTAGTTTTATTCGGGCATTTACGTATTTCTATCTGGTGAACTTGTACGAAGAGGTACCTTTACTGCTTAGCACCGACTATAATAAAAACCAAGTCGCTGAAAGAACGCCAATGGCGGATATCTATGAGCAAATTATTGAAGATTTGACCCTGGCAGAAGAATTCCTTGAAACAGGTTACACCGAAGGAGAACGTACACAGGTAAACAGTTTCGTTGCCAGTGCTTTATTGGCAAGGGTGTATTTATATTTGGAAGATTGGCAAAATGCTGCACATTATAGCAGTAAATTGATTGAAGCCCCCATTTACAGCCTACTGGAAGATCTTGACCAGGTATTTTTGGTGAATAGTAATGAAGCCATCTGGCAAATTTCCCCTAGTGGAGGAGGCAGTTTTACCTCGCATACCAATGAAGGAAACTTACTGATCATCGATCCTGTATTTTCATTTTTAGCGGGACTGGAATTACAGGAAACATTTCCCAACTTATTCGCCGAAGAAGATCAACGAAAAACACATTGGATAGGTTATAATACTGATTTAGAAGCCTTCTATTCCTACAAATATAAAATTAGGAGTAGCAGCGAATTCCCTATTGAAGAGTATTCAATGGTAATGCGCTTAGCCGAGCAGTATTTAATACGATCTGAAGCCCAAGCACACTTAGGCAATCTTTCGAATGCCCTCGAGGATCTAGATCAAATTCGGGAGCGAGCGGGACTTCCCCTACTCTCCCAAACCACTCCTAATCTGGATCAAGCTGCAATACTACAATCTATTGCTGAAGAACGCCAACGCGAGCTATTTACCGAGTGGGGACATCGATGGTTAGATGTAAAACGCACCGGTACGACCAATGAGGTATTTGCAGAGGATCCCTTTTGGAAGCCTACTGCTATTTGGTACCCTATCCCTTCTGAAGAACGAATGAGAAATCCCAATTTGAGTCAAAATGAAGGGTATTAA
- a CDS encoding SusC/RagA family TonB-linked outer membrane protein, whose translation MKNNYSCCHWAVPLYLLFYFLGQFQVQARTTTTNHKVFQQLISGTVSDQQGLPLPGVNILIKSSRQGAMTNLDGSYSITAAIGDTLSYSFMGYTTKILVVTNDFKGDIQLQQNADALSEVVINAGYYNTTERERTGNIARVTAEEIELQPVVSPLQALQGRMAGVEVTSGGSHPGMASTIKIRGTNSLREEGNYPLYIIDGVPINSTPIESNSLMAAAGIDPLNSLDVSNIKSIEILKDADATAIYGSRGANGVVLITTKKGTAATSGVTARYYTGVATVSERLDLLNTRQYLAVRNRAFENDGVEKTARNAYDLLLWDQKRYTDWQDFIYGGTSRTTNAKLDYSGGSEQTSFRLSGGYFSQGTVYPGDYNYHKITGSFRLNHHSKNKKFNLNLSTNYGVDVNTLTGGVSYNLSNVFLPPNAPAIFQDNGQLNWQDWGDAGLDNPLAGFFNTSETNTNTLITNLGLSYQLFEGLELKTSLGYTHLNSREILKRPLRSYNPADALNHRSSHINSYRDSWIIEPQLHYSLKVEKLAVNAILGGTFQENTSSLERFQGTGYASEALIGNLGAAESIVNASGENTTYRYAAIFSRIGLNWDRKYYLNFTGRRDGSSRFGPNNRFTNFGAIGAAWIFSDEKLIENALPFLSFGKLRASYGTTGNDQIGDYGYLDAYEATIAAGGLYPTGLANPNYSWEINKKLEGGMELGFLKDRLRLGISYYRNRSSNQLVGYPLPYLTGFTSVQANLPATVENRGWEIEWTSQNFNGRDFRWQTSFNISLPKNELLSYPDIEQSPYANTYRVGHPLNISLLYNYTGIDPETGFYTVEDSNGDGSYDYQDRNSIQDNNRSFYGGLSNQLTYKGFSLQFLWEFVKQEGRITSFSAGAIRNANRMILSRLEGNDSPYQQISQTVAASTAYNRVLNTSFPIRDASYFRLKTLSLAFKFPKNLVTKLGLKQMQLFLHGQNLITITDYDGLDPERPGLGLGNLRTITGGIEINL comes from the coding sequence ATGAAAAATAATTATTCGTGCTGCCATTGGGCAGTGCCCCTATACCTATTGTTCTATTTTTTGGGACAATTCCAGGTACAAGCCCGTACCACAACAACAAATCACAAGGTCTTTCAACAACTTATCAGTGGTACGGTAAGCGATCAACAAGGCCTCCCCTTGCCCGGAGTGAATATTCTTATTAAAAGCAGCCGCCAGGGAGCAATGACCAACCTGGATGGGAGCTATAGTATTACCGCCGCAATTGGCGATACGCTCTCCTACTCTTTTATGGGTTATACCACCAAAATACTGGTGGTCACTAATGATTTTAAGGGTGATATCCAATTACAACAAAACGCTGATGCACTATCTGAAGTAGTGATCAATGCCGGGTATTACAACACGACCGAACGGGAACGCACCGGGAATATTGCGAGAGTCACGGCCGAGGAAATCGAACTACAACCAGTGGTAAGCCCCCTACAGGCCTTGCAAGGTAGAATGGCGGGGGTAGAAGTTACCTCTGGCGGTAGCCATCCTGGGATGGCCTCCACGATCAAGATTCGCGGTACCAATAGCCTTCGGGAAGAAGGAAATTATCCACTATACATTATTGATGGCGTACCGATTAACTCCACGCCTATCGAGAGTAATAGTTTAATGGCTGCCGCCGGTATCGATCCTTTAAACAGTCTTGATGTTTCCAATATTAAAAGTATAGAGATCTTAAAAGATGCCGATGCTACGGCTATCTACGGCTCACGCGGAGCAAACGGAGTAGTTTTAATCACCACAAAAAAGGGAACTGCTGCTACTTCAGGAGTAACTGCCCGTTACTATACGGGAGTAGCTACAGTTTCAGAGCGTTTAGATCTTCTAAACACTCGGCAATACTTGGCCGTTAGAAATAGGGCTTTTGAAAATGATGGTGTAGAAAAGACAGCCCGTAATGCTTACGATCTACTATTATGGGATCAGAAACGTTATACCGACTGGCAGGATTTTATTTACGGAGGCACTTCCCGCACCACCAACGCTAAACTAGATTATTCTGGGGGCAGCGAACAAACGTCTTTTAGGCTGAGCGGAGGTTATTTTTCACAGGGTACCGTATATCCCGGGGATTATAACTATCACAAAATCACAGGAAGCTTTCGTCTTAATCACCATTCTAAAAACAAAAAGTTCAATTTGAATTTATCTACCAATTACGGGGTCGATGTGAATACGCTTACCGGCGGGGTTTCCTACAACTTATCCAATGTATTTCTCCCGCCTAACGCCCCCGCTATCTTTCAGGACAATGGCCAGTTGAACTGGCAGGATTGGGGCGATGCCGGGTTGGATAATCCATTAGCGGGCTTTTTTAATACCAGTGAAACCAATACCAATACCCTTATTACTAACCTTGGACTATCCTACCAGTTATTTGAAGGGCTTGAACTAAAAACCAGTTTGGGATATACCCACCTTAATTCACGGGAAATCCTTAAACGCCCCTTACGTTCTTATAATCCAGCCGATGCCCTTAACCATCGCTCTTCCCATATCAATTCTTACCGAGATTCCTGGATTATAGAACCACAGCTACATTATAGCTTAAAGGTTGAAAAATTAGCAGTTAACGCCATTCTTGGCGGAACCTTTCAGGAAAATACCAGCTCGCTAGAACGCTTTCAGGGAACTGGTTATGCTTCTGAAGCTCTTATCGGAAATTTAGGAGCTGCCGAAAGTATCGTGAATGCAAGCGGCGAAAATACCACCTATCGTTATGCGGCTATATTTTCTAGGATAGGCTTGAATTGGGATCGCAAGTATTATTTAAATTTTACCGGTAGACGGGATGGCTCTTCACGCTTTGGGCCAAATAACCGCTTTACCAATTTTGGCGCTATTGGTGCCGCCTGGATTTTTAGCGATGAAAAGTTAATTGAAAATGCCCTCCCTTTTCTAAGTTTCGGAAAATTAAGAGCCAGTTATGGAACAACGGGAAATGACCAAATTGGCGATTATGGGTATCTGGATGCTTATGAAGCTACCATTGCTGCCGGTGGATTATATCCCACCGGACTAGCTAACCCTAACTACTCTTGGGAGATTAACAAAAAACTGGAAGGCGGGATGGAGCTAGGTTTTTTAAAAGACCGCCTGCGGTTAGGAATAAGTTACTACCGTAACCGCTCTTCTAATCAGTTGGTGGGCTATCCTCTACCTTATCTAACAGGTTTTACCTCGGTTCAGGCCAATTTACCGGCTACCGTAGAAAACCGAGGTTGGGAAATAGAATGGACCAGCCAAAATTTTAATGGTAGGGATTTCCGTTGGCAGACGTCATTTAATATCAGCCTTCCCAAGAATGAACTGCTTAGCTATCCGGACATCGAGCAATCTCCCTACGCCAATACATATCGGGTAGGCCATCCCCTCAATATTTCCCTATTGTATAACTATACCGGTATAGACCCGGAAACCGGATTCTATACCGTGGAAGATAGCAATGGGGACGGTTCTTATGATTATCAAGACCGAAATAGCATTCAAGATAACAACCGGTCGTTTTACGGGGGATTAAGTAATCAACTCACATATAAAGGTTTTTCCCTGCAATTTTTATGGGAATTTGTAAAGCAGGAAGGACGCATCACTTCTTTTAGTGCAGGGGCTATTAGAAATGCTAACCGGATGATATTATCACGTCTGGAAGGTAATGATAGCCCCTATCAACAAATCTCCCAAACCGTTGCGGCGAGTACTGCTTATAATCGCGTTTTAAATACCAGCTTTCCTATTAGGGATGCTTCGTACTTCCGTTTAAAGACCTTATCGCTTGCCTTTAAATTCCCTAAAAACTTGGTGACAAAACTAGGCCTCAAACAAATGCAACTTTTTCTACACGGCCAGAACCTCATCACCATCACCGATTATGATGGATTAGACCCAGAACGCCCGGGCTTGGGACTTGGTAATTTAAGAACCATCACCGGCGGAATAGAAATTAACCTTTAA